One Nitrospirota bacterium DNA segment encodes these proteins:
- a CDS encoding YtxH domain-containing protein: MSTNGQQVAKTAALIAGGAVIGAGLALLYAPQSGAETRRQIRHYAKKAQVQATRLSRNVKEQFNRAVETGKSLMPKKDERQVVEAA, translated from the coding sequence ATGAGCACGAATGGACAGCAGGTTGCGAAGACGGCGGCATTGATTGCGGGCGGCGCGGTGATCGGCGCGGGGCTGGCGTTGCTCTACGCTCCCCAGTCCGGCGCGGAGACGAGACGGCAGATCCGGCATTATGCGAAGAAGGCGCAGGTGCAGGCGACCCGGCTCAGTCGCAACGTGAAGGAGCAGTTCAACCGGGCGGTCGAAACCGGCAAGTCCCTGATGCCGAAGAAGGACGAGAGGCAGGTCGTTGAGGCGGCCTGA
- a CDS encoding GAF domain-containing protein has translation MDPTEETVYEAERYGALCRYQLLDTPREEALDDLTLLAAHACMAPMAFLAFVGTNRQWFKSSVGIEVRETVRKGSFAAASILQADLLIVRDCRADPRFAQEPFLGHDPRIRFYAGIPLRSPDGYALGVLGVLDRQPRDLSHPQGEALKAFGRQVEAFLEYRRQALELKERARMSELSKGILTICSSCKKIQDETGAWQPGEVYLRNHLHIEFSHGVCPDCYGTLYPGRRYPGNS, from the coding sequence GTGGACCCAACCGAGGAAACAGTCTACGAGGCTGAGCGATATGGAGCCCTCTGCCGCTACCAGTTGCTCGACACGCCGCGCGAGGAGGCGTTGGACGACCTCACACTCCTCGCGGCGCACGCCTGCATGGCCCCGATGGCCTTTCTCGCCTTCGTCGGGACCAACCGCCAGTGGTTCAAATCCAGCGTAGGGATCGAGGTCCGCGAAACCGTCCGGAAAGGCAGTTTCGCCGCCGCCTCGATCCTCCAAGCCGATCTCCTGATCGTCCGGGATTGCCGCGCCGATCCCCGGTTCGCTCAGGAGCCGTTCCTGGGTCACGATCCGCGAATCCGCTTCTACGCGGGAATCCCGCTCCGTTCGCCAGACGGCTACGCGCTGGGCGTCCTCGGCGTTCTGGATCGCCAACCACGGGACCTCAGCCATCCCCAGGGAGAGGCGCTCAAGGCGTTTGGAAGGCAGGTTGAGGCCTTCTTGGAGTATCGTCGTCAAGCGCTGGAGCTCAAAGAACGGGCCCGTATGTCCGAACTCTCCAAAGGAATCCTCACGATCTGCTCATCCTGCAAGAAGATCCAAGACGAGACCGGCGCGTGGCAGCCGGGCGAAGTCTATCTCCGCAATCATCTGCACATCGAATTCAGCCACGGGGTGTGCCCCGATTGTTACGGGACCCTCTATCCCGGCCGCCGCTATCCCGGCAACTCGTGA